Proteins encoded by one window of Excalfactoria chinensis isolate bCotChi1 unplaced genomic scaffold, bCotChi1.hap2 Scaffold_326, whole genome shotgun sequence:
- the SLC27A1 gene encoding long-chain fatty acid transport protein 1 produces the protein MQPVGVCTASLGSLGLMRFFGVPWVWSLAAALGIGLGSGGWRLLRVICKTALRDLFGLSVLLRVKYKLRWHQKNKNTVPKMFQDVVRRHPDKVALIYEATGEKWTFRWLDEYSNAVANFFYQQGFRLGDVIAIFMESRPEFVGLWLGMAKVGIEAALINFNLRLDSLVYCVTTSGAKGVIFGGELSSAITEVNGMLGKNMAKFCSGDYNPEVVPAETRHLDPLLSTASKSPPTQIPAKGLDDRLFYIYTSGTTGMPKAAIVVHSRYYRIAAFGYYAYRMHPEDILYNCLPLYHSAGNIMGVGQCLIHGLTVVIRKKFSASRFWDDCAKYRCTIIQYIGEICRYLLNQPVRESETQHCVRLAVGNGLRPTIWEDFTKRFRIKQIGEFYGATECNCSIANLDGKVGACGFNSRILPNVYPIRLVKVNEDTMELIRDSRGLCVPCRPGEPGLLVGQINQQDPLRRFDGYVNESATHKKIAYNVLQKGDQAYLSGDVLVMDELGYMYFRDRSGDTFRWRGENVSTTEVEGMLSHILNQTDVAVYGVEVPGVEGKAGMAAIADPKTKVNPNILYQELQKVLPSYARPIFLRLSPQVDTTGTFKIQKTRLQREGFDPHQTSDRLYFLDVKLGKYVPLDECLYARICSGKAAL, from the exons tgGCCTCTCGGTGCTGTTAAGAGTCAAGTACAAGTTACGATGGcaccaaaagaacaaaaacaccGTGCCCAAGATGTTCCAGGATGTCGTCCGCCGGCACCCCGATAAAGTGGCCCTGATTTATGAAGCCACGGGTGAGAAGTGGACCTTCCGGTGGCTGGATGAGTATTCCAACGCCGTGGCCAACTTCTTCTACCAGCAGGGCTTCCGCCTTGGGGACGTCATTGCCATCTTCATGGAGAGCCGCCCCGAGTTTGTTGGCCTCTGGTTGGGGATGGCGAAAGTCGGCATCGAAGCGGCCCTCATTAATTTCAATCTGCGTTTAGATTCTCTGGTTTACTGCGTGACGACGTCGGGAGCCAAAGGGGTGATCTTTGGAGGAGAGCTGTCCTCAG caaTAACTGAAGTGAATGGGATGCTGGGGAAGAACATGGCCAAGTTCTGCTCTGGTGACTACAACCCAGAAGTTGTTCCTGCAGAGACCAGGCACCTGGATCCTCTTCTGAGCACTGCATCGAAGTCGCCACCAACTCAGATCCCAGCCAAAGGCTTGGATG atcGGCTCTTTTACATCTACACTTCGGGTACGACGGGAATGCCCAAAGCTGCCATTGTGGTGCACAGCAG GTATTACCGCATCGCTGCCTTCGGGTACTACGCCTACAGGATGCACCCCGAGGACATCCTCTACAACTGCCTTCCTCTCTACCACTCCGCAG GTAACATCATGGGAGTCGGACAGTGCCTCATCCACGGCCTCACTGTGGTCATCAGGAAGAAGTTCTCCGCCAGTCGCTTCTGGGATGACTGCGCCAAGTACAGATGCACG ATTATTCAGTATATCGGGGAAATCTGCAGGTATCTTCTGAACCAGCCAGTCCGAGAGTCGGAAACGCAGCACTGCGTCAGGCTGGCGGTGGGCAACGGGTTGAGGCCCACCATCTGGGAGGACTTCACCAAGCGCTTCCGCATCAAGCAGATCGGGGAGTTCTACGGAGCCACGGAGTGCAACTGCAGCATCGCCAACTTGGATGGGAAG GTCGGTGCTTGCGGCTTCAACAGTCGGATCTTACCCAACGTTTATCCCATTCGTTTGGTGAAGGTGAATGAGGACACGATGGAGCTGATCCGTGATTCCAGGGGGCTGTGTGTCCCGTGTCGCCCAG gagagccgGGATTACTTGTAGGTCAGATAAATCAACAGGATCCCCTACGGCGCTTCGATGGCTACGTCAATGAGAGTGCCACCCACAAGAAGATTGCTTATAATGTGCTCCAGAAGGGGGACCAGGCCTACCTGTCAG GAGATGTGTTGGTGATGGATGAGCTCGGCTACATGTACTTCAGGGATCGCAGCGGAGACACCTTCCGATGGCGAGGGGAGAACGTCTCTACTACAGAAGTGGAAGGGATGTTGAGTCACATCCTCAACCAGACGGACGTCGCGGTGTACGGGGTGGAAGTGCCGG GGGTGGAAGGAAAAGCTGGAATGGCAGCAATCGCTGATCCTAAAACGAAAGTGAACCCCAACATTCTCTACCAGGAGCTCCAGAAAGTTCTGCCTTCCTACGCCCGGCCCATCTTCCTCCGTCTTTCACCCCAGGTTGACACCACAG GTACCTTTAAGATCCAGAAGACCCGCTTGCAGAGGGAAGGCTTTGACCCCCATCAGACCTCGGACCGGCTGTATTTCTTGGATGTAAAGTTGGGGAAATACGTTCCTTTGGATGAATGCCTTTACGCCAGGATTTGCTCCGGGAAAGCGGCTTTATGA